In one Bacillus thuringiensis genomic region, the following are encoded:
- a CDS encoding GH25 family lysozyme: MGYIVDISKWNGDINWDIAAPQLDFVIVRVQDGSNYVDPLYKNYVQAMKARNIPFGNYAFCRFVSVEDARIEARDFWNRGDKNATVWVADVEVRTMNDMRAGAQAFIDELRRLGAKKVGLYIAHHMYAPFGMANVNCDFVWIPRYGGNKPAYPCDIWQYIETGNVAGIGKCDLNKLIGNKPLAWFTNQIVEPIKKQEGVGIIVNKYNKVVTYEFGVNLISDMIQMMDKLGYTSKIISRGDNQGLVYFETDYRQGNELDKATAWLDMKGIKYFYLIF, from the coding sequence ATGGGTTATATTGTAGATATTTCGAAATGGAATGGCGACATTAACTGGGATATCGCAGCACCACAATTAGATTTCGTAATTGTACGTGTGCAAGATGGTTCAAACTATGTAGATCCTTTATATAAAAATTATGTACAAGCAATGAAAGCAAGGAATATTCCGTTTGGTAATTATGCGTTCTGTCGTTTCGTTTCAGTAGAGGATGCACGGATAGAAGCAAGAGACTTTTGGAACCGTGGTGATAAAAATGCAACAGTTTGGGTAGCTGACGTAGAAGTAAGAACAATGAACGATATGAGAGCGGGTGCACAAGCTTTTATTGATGAATTACGCAGATTAGGAGCTAAGAAAGTCGGTTTATATATTGCTCATCATATGTATGCTCCATTTGGAATGGCAAATGTCAATTGTGATTTTGTATGGATTCCTCGTTATGGTGGTAACAAACCGGCGTATCCATGTGATATTTGGCAATACATAGAGACAGGCAATGTGGCTGGTATCGGCAAGTGTGATTTAAATAAGCTGATTGGAAATAAGCCGTTAGCTTGGTTTACAAATCAAATTGTTGAGCCGATAAAAAAACAAGAAGGGGTTGGAATTATAGTGAATAAATATAACAAAGTAGTTACTTATGAATTTGGTGTAAATTTAATTTCTGACATGATTCAAATGATGGATAAGCTTGGATATACTTCTAAAATAATATCTCGTGGAGATAACCAAGGGCTTGTGTATTTCGAAACAGATTATCGTCAAGGGAACGAACTGGACAAAGCAACTGCTTGGTTAGATATGAAAGGAATTAAATATTTTTATTTAATCTTTTAA
- a CDS encoding N-acetylmuramoyl-L-alanine amidase has product MARYSLHGGHNSIVQGANFGNRKEHVLDRQVKDAVAAKLRALGHTVYDDTDEVGATQSQNLNNIIRNSNSHAVDLVISFHLNASDGNGQGVEVLYYDQKDLAAKISAQLAKDIGWRDRGAKQRTDLAVLNGTKAPAILIELGFIDNESDMAKWNVDKIANSIVFALTGQTGGGAANLLKVKTGGVAFSNLQALAQAMVDAGIDGQIVVQKDGIGYAITNGYPSGNIDKFTAWLDARKWYYEYVR; this is encoded by the coding sequence ATGGCTAGATATAGTTTGCACGGAGGACACAATAGTATTGTTCAAGGTGCTAATTTCGGGAATCGGAAAGAACACGTTCTAGATAGGCAAGTTAAAGATGCCGTGGCGGCTAAGTTAAGAGCCCTAGGACACACGGTTTATGACGATACGGACGAGGTAGGGGCAACTCAATCACAAAATTTAAATAATATCATTCGGAATAGCAATTCCCATGCTGTGGATTTAGTTATTTCTTTTCATCTTAATGCAAGTGATGGAAATGGACAGGGTGTTGAGGTTTTATATTATGATCAGAAAGATTTGGCGGCTAAAATCTCAGCTCAACTAGCAAAAGATATTGGATGGCGTGATCGAGGTGCGAAACAACGTACAGATTTAGCAGTATTAAATGGAACGAAGGCACCGGCTATTCTTATTGAATTAGGGTTTATTGATAATGAATCCGACATGGCAAAATGGAATGTTGATAAAATCGCTAATTCTATTGTATTTGCTCTTACAGGACAAACTGGAGGAGGTGCAGCGAATTTGCTCAAAGTAAAAACTGGTGGTGTAGCATTTAGTAATTTACAAGCTTTGGCTCAAGCTATGGTTGATGCGGGTATTGATGGACAAATTGTCGTTCAAAAAGATGGCATTGGTTATGCTATAACGAATGGCTATCCGTCCGGGAATATCGATAAATTTACAGCTTGGTTAGATGCACGTAAATGGTACTATGAGTACGTGAGATAA
- a CDS encoding DUF6884 domain-containing protein: MKRLCIIPCGKKKIWDKHSDYGPMEAKDVYISPFGKACQAYATMFFENWVILSAKHGFLRPSDIVLENYDLAFDSKSDEVISIEQLQKQMVDKSLLQFDEIVLLAGKKHKKVVTKLYPEEMITYPLEGCKGIGYMLQRLKEAVKEGEEI, encoded by the coding sequence ATGAAAAGGCTATGTATAATTCCATGCGGAAAAAAGAAAATTTGGGATAAACATTCAGACTACGGACCGATGGAAGCAAAAGATGTATATATTAGTCCGTTCGGAAAAGCATGTCAGGCGTACGCAACTATGTTTTTCGAAAACTGGGTTATATTATCAGCGAAACATGGATTTTTAAGACCAAGTGATATTGTATTAGAAAACTATGATCTTGCATTTGATTCAAAAAGCGATGAGGTAATAAGTATAGAGCAATTACAAAAACAGATGGTAGATAAAAGTTTACTACAGTTTGACGAAATCGTCTTACTAGCAGGGAAGAAGCATAAAAAAGTAGTGACAAAGTTATATCCAGAAGAAATGATTACATATCCGCTAGAGGGGTGTAAAGGAATTGGGTATATGTTGCAGAGGTTGAAAGAAGCTGTGAAGGAAGGGGAGGAAATATAG
- a CDS encoding DUF4017 family protein, which translates to MKNIIPALLVYFIVCVISVIIPASEGYNYVGWKLFVGQVYAIPIFFITTIITFYINKKKSYE; encoded by the coding sequence ATGAAAAATATTATCCCTGCACTATTAGTCTATTTTATCGTTTGCGTTATTTCCGTTATCATCCCAGCATCTGAAGGCTATAATTATGTCGGCTGGAAGTTATTTGTTGGGCAAGTGTATGCGATACCTATTTTCTTCATTACTACGATAATCACATTTTATATAAACAAGAAAAAATCTTACGAATAA
- the ppaC gene encoding manganese-dependent inorganic pyrophosphatase: protein MEKVLVFGHKNPDTDAICSAIAYAELKKELGMNAEPVRLGEISGETQFALDYFKVEGPRFVETVASEVDNVILVDHNERQQSANDIESVRVLEVIDHHRIANFETSDPIYYRCEPVGCTATILNKMYKENGVTIRKEVAGLMLSAIISDSLLFKSPTCTEQDVAAARELAEIAGVDADNYGLEMLKAGADLSGKTMEQLISLDAKEFQMGNAKVEIAQVNAVDTNDVLVHQAELEKVISAVVEEKGLDLFLFVVTDILTNDSVGLAIGKAANVVEKAYNVSLENNTATLKGVVSRKKQIVPVLTEAFQA from the coding sequence ATGGAAAAAGTACTAGTTTTCGGGCATAAAAACCCAGATACAGATGCAATTTGTTCTGCAATTGCTTATGCAGAATTGAAAAAAGAATTAGGAATGAATGCTGAGCCTGTACGTTTAGGCGAAATCAGCGGTGAAACTCAATTTGCGTTAGACTATTTTAAAGTAGAAGGACCGCGTTTTGTTGAGACAGTAGCAAGCGAAGTGGACAACGTTATTTTAGTTGACCATAACGAGCGTCAACAAAGTGCTAACGATATCGAATCAGTTCGTGTGTTAGAAGTTATTGACCATCACCGTATTGCTAACTTTGAAACAAGCGATCCTATATACTATCGTTGTGAGCCAGTTGGCTGTACAGCTACAATCTTAAACAAAATGTACAAAGAAAATGGCGTAACAATTCGTAAAGAAGTTGCAGGTTTAATGTTATCTGCAATCATTTCAGATTCTTTACTATTCAAATCTCCAACTTGCACAGAACAAGATGTAGCAGCTGCTCGTGAATTAGCGGAAATCGCTGGTGTAGATGCAGATAACTACGGCTTAGAAATGTTAAAAGCTGGTGCTGACTTAAGCGGAAAAACAATGGAGCAATTAATCTCTCTTGATGCTAAAGAATTCCAAATGGGTAATGCGAAAGTTGAAATCGCACAAGTAAACGCTGTTGATACAAACGACGTTCTTGTACACCAAGCGGAACTTGAAAAAGTAATTTCTGCAGTAGTAGAAGAAAAAGGTTTAGACCTATTCTTATTCGTTGTAACTGATATCTTAACTAACGATTCTGTCGGTCTTGCGATCGGTAAAGCAGCAAACGTTGTTGAGAAAGCATACAACGTATCACTAGAAAACAATACAGCTACTTTAAAAGGTGTTGTATCTCGTAAAAAACAAATCGTACCAGTATTAACAGAAGCATTCCAAGCTTAA
- a CDS encoding lytic polysaccharide monooxygenase, producing the protein MKKNSLQKMKKVILSGGVLLTGLLTFGFSEKASAHGYVESPASRSYLCKQGVNVNCGPIQYEPQSVEGIGGFPQLGPSDGQIAGAGHFPALDVQTVDRWKKVTLNGGTNTFKWKLTAPHSTKEWKYYITKKGWNPNKPLTRSDLDLVPFYVKNDGGARPGTTVTHEANVPTDRSGYHLILAVWEIADTGNAFYQVIDVNLLNNGLSSNFAFNNVVQAPTLF; encoded by the coding sequence ATGAAAAAGAATAGTTTACAAAAGATGAAGAAAGTTATTTTAAGTGGTGGCGTATTACTTACGGGATTATTAACATTTGGATTTTCAGAAAAGGCTTCAGCTCATGGATATGTAGAATCACCAGCGAGCCGATCTTATTTATGTAAGCAAGGGGTAAATGTAAATTGTGGACCGATTCAATATGAACCTCAAAGCGTAGAAGGAATAGGTGGATTTCCGCAACTAGGACCTTCTGATGGACAAATTGCAGGGGCTGGTCATTTTCCCGCTTTAGATGTTCAAACTGTAGATAGGTGGAAGAAAGTTACGTTAAATGGCGGGACGAATACATTCAAGTGGAAACTAACGGCTCCTCATAGTACGAAAGAGTGGAAATACTATATTACGAAAAAAGGTTGGAATCCCAATAAACCTTTGACGCGATCAGATTTAGATTTAGTGCCATTCTATGTGAAAAATGACGGTGGAGCTAGACCAGGGACAACAGTAACGCACGAAGCGAATGTACCAACTGACCGTAGTGGATACCATCTTATTTTAGCTGTTTGGGAAATTGCAGACACTGGAAATGCGTTTTATCAAGTTATAGATGTAAACCTTTTGAATAATGGCTTATCCTCAAATTTCGCTTTTAACAATGTAGTGCAAGCTCCTACATTATTTTAA
- a CDS encoding GNAT family N-acetyltransferase, which translates to MRNLVIEEIKKLENDIEELSKLLKMVVNDGASIGFLPPLEQKDATKYWQTVLAPEVILYVAKINNEVAGSIQLQLVTKPNGIHRAEICKLMTHPNFRRNGIGRSLMQKAEERAKQENRSLLVLDTREGDPSNKLYKSLDYQEVGTIPGYAISTNGKLDATVLYYKNI; encoded by the coding sequence ATGCGGAATTTAGTAATTGAAGAAATTAAGAAACTAGAAAATGATATAGAAGAACTTTCGAAACTTTTGAAAATGGTTGTAAATGATGGGGCATCAATTGGTTTTTTGCCTCCACTGGAACAAAAAGATGCAACAAAGTATTGGCAAACAGTATTAGCGCCAGAAGTGATATTGTATGTGGCTAAAATAAACAACGAAGTAGCAGGGAGTATTCAATTACAATTAGTTACTAAGCCTAACGGAATTCATAGAGCCGAGATTTGCAAATTAATGACTCATCCAAACTTTAGACGAAACGGTATTGGACGATCGCTTATGCAAAAAGCAGAGGAACGAGCAAAGCAAGAAAACAGGTCTCTTTTAGTATTAGATACAAGAGAAGGAGATCCTTCCAATAAATTGTACAAATCACTAGACTACCAAGAAGTTGGAACAATACCAGGGTATGCAATTTCTACGAATGGAAAGTTAGATGCTACGGTTCTTTATTATAAAAACATTTAA
- a CDS encoding HD domain-containing protein: MKYILDRTYAKELLEWAYEQNPGPWFEHSLHVAHATENIIIELIKKGYKLDADIAYNAALLHDIGRYKGFTKSVIHSYDGYMYMNDLGYTGNAVICVTHSFPCKNEHIDIAAEWSLVPDHMRSRLVEILNEHCNYDLYNKVITLCDALADADGFTTLERRLISVGLRHGTTSHTSLHWKGFYAIKKELEALIGKSIYTVLPDVEKSIYEDIEY; the protein is encoded by the coding sequence ATGAAATATATATTAGATAGAACGTACGCAAAAGAATTACTCGAATGGGCATATGAACAAAACCCGGGCCCTTGGTTTGAACATTCACTACATGTTGCTCATGCAACTGAAAACATAATTATAGAACTTATAAAAAAAGGGTACAAGCTAGATGCTGACATAGCATATAACGCTGCCCTTTTGCATGATATCGGAAGATACAAAGGTTTTACCAAATCGGTCATTCATTCCTATGATGGTTATATGTATATGAATGATTTAGGGTATACAGGAAACGCTGTTATTTGTGTGACACACTCATTCCCATGCAAAAATGAACATATAGATATCGCAGCGGAATGGAGTCTCGTTCCTGACCATATGAGAAGCCGGTTAGTTGAAATATTAAATGAACATTGTAACTACGACTTATACAATAAAGTAATTACTCTTTGTGACGCTCTTGCTGATGCGGATGGCTTTACTACGCTGGAAAGAAGATTAATTTCTGTTGGTTTGCGTCATGGTACAACATCTCATACATCTTTACATTGGAAAGGGTTTTATGCGATTAAGAAAGAATTAGAAGCTTTAATCGGTAAGAGTATATACACAGTTCTTCCTGATGTAGAAAAATCTATTTATGAAGATATAGAATATTAA
- a CDS encoding carboxymuconolactone decarboxylase family protein — translation MDNMTGGNKMEHEQHSSINDILHHYKEGIGSFTNQIPEIAETYNAFTQACFQEGSLTKREKQLIALGISLATQDEYCTIYHTKGCLDQGCSDKEILEACGVSAAFAGGAAMSQAVTLVQECLTELKNQKH, via the coding sequence ATGGATAATATGACTGGAGGGAATAAGATGGAACATGAGCAACATAGTTCGATAAATGATATTCTACATCATTATAAAGAAGGTATAGGTAGTTTTACAAATCAAATTCCTGAAATCGCTGAGACATATAATGCGTTCACGCAAGCTTGTTTTCAAGAGGGTTCTTTAACAAAAAGAGAAAAACAACTTATTGCATTAGGAATTAGTTTAGCAACGCAAGATGAGTATTGTACAATTTATCATACAAAAGGTTGTCTTGATCAAGGATGTTCGGATAAAGAGATTCTAGAAGCATGTGGTGTTTCAGCAGCATTTGCTGGCGGAGCTGCGATGAGTCAAGCGGTAACTTTAGTGCAAGAGTGTTTAACAGAATTGAAAAATCAAAAGCATTGA
- a CDS encoding alanine/glycine:cation symporter family protein, which yields MENLVEWLVGQVWGIGLVVFALGAGVYFTIATRFLQIRYFKEMIKLLFEGKSSETGISSFQAFCLALSGRVGIGNIAGVATAIAFGGPGAVFWMWVMALLGAASAFVESTLSQVYKSKVGNEYRGGTPYFIEKGLKMKWFAVIVAVVVTLSYGVLLPGIQSSSIAVGFENSNGISKYITGIFLVVLLAAIIFGGVKRIAGVSQMLVPFMAIGYVIVTCIILIANVTEIPSMFALIFSSAFGVNEMFGGIVGAAIAWGVKRAVFSNVAGVGEATYSSAAAEVSHPAKQGLVQAFSVYIDTIVVCTATALMILITGMYNVIPEGKTAIVQNIGNVEAGPIYTQQAVETVITGFGPIFISIAIFFFAFTTLLAYYYIAETTLTYLDRQLKYGWLKPVLKFGFLIMVYIGSVESASLLWNLGDLGIGSMAWLNLIAILLLSKTALKVLKDYETQKKEGKDPVFNPKNVGIEGLTFWEERSKEVERKSSREKVIVDDNLKL from the coding sequence ATGGAGAATTTAGTAGAATGGTTAGTAGGGCAAGTGTGGGGTATCGGTTTAGTTGTTTTTGCATTAGGGGCAGGCGTATATTTCACGATTGCAACACGCTTTTTGCAAATCCGTTATTTTAAAGAGATGATTAAACTATTATTTGAAGGAAAGAGTTCAGAGACGGGAATATCATCTTTTCAGGCATTTTGTTTAGCCTTATCAGGAAGAGTTGGAATTGGTAATATTGCAGGGGTAGCGACAGCAATTGCTTTCGGCGGTCCTGGAGCTGTATTTTGGATGTGGGTAATGGCTTTGTTAGGGGCAGCGAGCGCGTTTGTAGAATCAACATTATCTCAAGTATACAAAAGTAAAGTAGGGAATGAATATCGCGGCGGTACTCCATATTTCATTGAGAAAGGTTTGAAAATGAAATGGTTTGCAGTCATTGTAGCAGTAGTTGTAACACTTTCATATGGCGTGTTATTACCAGGTATTCAATCTAGTAGTATCGCAGTTGGATTTGAAAACTCTAATGGTATTAGCAAATATATAACTGGTATATTTTTAGTCGTGTTACTAGCAGCAATTATTTTTGGTGGTGTAAAGAGAATTGCTGGCGTTTCTCAAATGCTTGTTCCATTTATGGCAATTGGTTATGTAATTGTTACATGTATCATATTAATTGCGAATGTAACGGAGATTCCAAGTATGTTTGCTTTAATTTTCTCTAGCGCATTTGGTGTAAATGAAATGTTTGGTGGAATTGTTGGTGCAGCTATTGCATGGGGCGTAAAACGCGCTGTATTTTCAAACGTTGCTGGTGTCGGAGAAGCGACGTATAGTTCGGCGGCTGCTGAAGTATCGCATCCCGCAAAACAAGGATTAGTTCAAGCGTTTTCCGTATATATCGATACAATTGTCGTATGTACAGCGACAGCTCTTATGATTTTAATAACAGGTATGTATAATGTTATACCTGAAGGGAAAACCGCCATTGTACAAAACATAGGAAATGTGGAAGCTGGTCCAATTTATACACAACAAGCAGTTGAAACTGTGATAACAGGGTTTGGTCCAATATTTATTTCAATTGCGATTTTCTTTTTTGCATTTACAACGTTACTCGCTTATTACTATATCGCTGAAACGACACTTACTTATTTAGATCGTCAACTGAAGTATGGCTGGTTAAAACCAGTTTTAAAATTTGGATTTTTAATTATGGTTTACATCGGTAGCGTTGAATCAGCGTCGCTTTTATGGAATCTTGGAGATTTAGGAATCGGTAGTATGGCATGGTTAAACTTAATCGCAATCTTACTTTTAAGTAAAACCGCATTAAAAGTGTTAAAAGATTATGAAACGCAGAAAAAAGAAGGGAAAGATCCAGTATTTAATCCTAAAAATGTGGGGATTGAAGGATTAACATTTTGGGAAGAAAGAAGTAAAGAGGTTGAAAGAAAAAGTTCTAGAGAAAAAGTTATTGTCGATGATAATTTAAAATTATAA
- a CDS encoding aldehyde dehydrogenase family protein gives MLKTNIELKPKVEAFLNEEIKMFINGEFVSAIGGKTFETYNPATEEVLAVVCEAQEEDIDAAVKAARSAFESGPWAEMTTAERAHLIYKLADLIEEHREELAQLEALDNGKPYQVALDDDISATVENYRYYAGWATKIIGQTIPISKDYLNYTRHEPVGVVGQIIPWNFPLVMSSWKMGAALATGCTIVLKPAEQTPLSLLYTAKLFKEAGFPNGVVNFVSGFGPEAGAAIVNHHDIDKVAFTGSTVTGKYIMRQSAEMIKHVTLELGGKSPNIILEDADLEEAINGAFQGIMYNHGQNCSAGSRVFVHRKHYETVVDALVKMANNVKLGAGMEKGTEMGPLVSKKQQERVLNYIEQGKKEGATVAAGGERALEKGYFVKPTIFTDVTDNMTIVKEEIFGPVVVVLPFDSTEEVIERANNSSYGLAAGVWTQNIKTGHQVANKLKAGTVWINDYNLENAATPFGGYKQSGIGRELGSYALDNYTEVKSVWVNIK, from the coding sequence ATGTTAAAGACAAATATTGAGCTGAAACCAAAAGTGGAAGCGTTTTTAAATGAAGAAATTAAAATGTTTATTAATGGCGAATTTGTTTCTGCTATTGGCGGAAAGACGTTTGAAACGTACAATCCAGCAACAGAAGAGGTTCTAGCAGTCGTATGTGAAGCGCAAGAAGAGGATATTGATGCTGCAGTAAAAGCGGCAAGATCTGCATTTGAATCTGGCCCGTGGGCAGAAATGACTACTGCTGAAAGAGCGCATCTTATTTATAAATTAGCAGATTTAATTGAAGAACATAGAGAAGAATTAGCGCAACTAGAAGCTTTAGATAATGGAAAGCCATATCAAGTAGCACTTGATGATGATATTTCAGCGACTGTAGAAAATTATCGTTATTACGCAGGATGGGCTACAAAAATTATTGGGCAAACAATCCCGATTTCTAAAGATTACTTGAATTATACGAGACATGAACCTGTTGGTGTTGTAGGACAAATTATTCCGTGGAATTTTCCGCTTGTTATGTCTTCTTGGAAAATGGGAGCTGCACTGGCGACAGGTTGTACGATTGTATTAAAGCCAGCAGAGCAAACGCCTTTATCTTTACTATATACAGCGAAACTCTTTAAAGAGGCTGGATTTCCAAACGGCGTTGTAAACTTTGTATCAGGCTTTGGTCCTGAAGCAGGGGCTGCAATTGTAAATCATCATGACATTGATAAAGTTGCTTTTACAGGATCTACTGTTACAGGAAAGTATATTATGCGTCAATCTGCAGAAATGATTAAGCATGTAACGTTAGAGCTTGGCGGAAAATCACCAAATATCATTTTAGAAGATGCGGACTTGGAAGAAGCGATAAATGGTGCATTCCAAGGTATTATGTATAACCACGGTCAAAATTGTAGCGCAGGATCACGTGTATTTGTTCATCGTAAACATTATGAAACTGTAGTAGATGCACTTGTGAAAATGGCGAACAACGTAAAACTTGGAGCAGGTATGGAGAAAGGAACGGAAATGGGTCCACTCGTATCTAAGAAACAACAAGAGCGTGTGTTAAATTATATTGAGCAAGGGAAGAAAGAAGGTGCTACAGTTGCGGCTGGTGGCGAACGTGCGCTTGAAAAAGGTTATTTCGTTAAGCCAACTATATTCACAGATGTTACAGACAATATGACAATCGTTAAGGAAGAAATATTTGGACCAGTTGTTGTCGTACTTCCATTTGATTCGACAGAAGAAGTAATTGAACGAGCGAACAACTCATCCTATGGCCTTGCTGCGGGTGTATGGACGCAAAATATCAAAACGGGTCATCAAGTAGCAAATAAATTAAAAGCAGGAACAGTGTGGATTAATGATTATAACTTAGAAAATGCAGCTACACCATTTGGTGGATATAAACAATCTGGTATTGGCCGCGAATTAGGTTCATATGCGCTTGATAATTATACAGAAGTGAAAAGTGTTTGGGTAAATATAAAGTAA
- the dapA gene encoding 4-hydroxy-tetrahydrodipicolinate synthase, whose product MQKIKGAFPVLITPMDEFQEINWDGVKQNVNYFIEQNVAGIIINGSTGEFVSLSKEERFKMVATVLKEIDGRIPVIVGTAAETTKETIEYTKHAEAHGADCVLIINSYYCKPKEEEIYFHFKEISNSVNIPIMLYNNPFTSGVDMSTELMLRIGKECENVTHIKESSGDIRKARDLVRQSEGAFQVFCGSEDLVMESYLVGASGWVSVAGNIVPGLVTKMYEHFQNGELEKAWEINDAILPLCEFLEGSGKYVQIVKRSMELHGQAGGPSRYPRLGLTVEEDQKLQTILSNIAAHAAV is encoded by the coding sequence ATGCAAAAAATTAAAGGGGCATTTCCAGTATTAATAACACCGATGGATGAATTTCAGGAAATTAATTGGGATGGGGTAAAGCAAAATGTAAATTACTTTATCGAACAAAACGTTGCAGGTATCATCATTAATGGAAGTACAGGAGAATTTGTAAGTTTATCAAAAGAAGAACGATTTAAAATGGTAGCAACCGTGTTGAAAGAAATTGATGGCCGTATTCCAGTTATTGTTGGAACTGCAGCAGAGACGACGAAAGAAACAATTGAATATACGAAACATGCAGAAGCGCACGGAGCGGATTGTGTATTAATTATAAACTCTTACTATTGTAAACCGAAGGAAGAGGAGATTTATTTTCATTTTAAAGAAATCTCAAACTCTGTAAATATACCAATTATGTTATACAATAATCCATTTACTTCTGGTGTTGATATGAGTACAGAGCTAATGCTCCGTATTGGAAAAGAGTGTGAAAATGTTACACATATTAAAGAATCTAGCGGAGATATTCGAAAAGCGAGAGATTTAGTAAGACAAAGTGAAGGGGCTTTCCAAGTCTTCTGTGGTTCTGAAGATTTAGTTATGGAATCATATTTAGTTGGTGCCTCGGGATGGGTTTCAGTAGCAGGAAATATCGTTCCCGGTCTCGTTACAAAAATGTATGAGCATTTTCAAAATGGTGAATTAGAAAAGGCGTGGGAAATAAACGATGCTATTTTACCACTTTGCGAGTTTCTTGAAGGATCAGGGAAATATGTTCAAATCGTTAAACGTTCTATGGAATTACATGGGCAAGCGGGAGGACCTTCTCGCTATCCAAGACTAGGGTTAACTGTAGAAGAAGATCAAAAGCTTCAAACGATTTTATCAAATATTGCAGCTCATGCAGCTGTTTAA
- a CDS encoding proline racemase family protein, translating to MNIQKMYTAVDVHVNGEAFRVMKDVPCKYYYSLEQLNEQFSGELAEEMKLLLNEPRGFIGLNGCIVVPSIYNEVDAAVLFFNHEGSIPLHYGGIVAVITMLLESGYLKKRESNQYKIETLCGIFLVHAYVENDEVISVSFESKLCYMIEKNLQVGNVSYSLIQADKVYAVVEKGAYSPEIRMENISELKRWGEATLQAIQKQSLIKRLILVDPSQKEKNHIKSITFHEDNFIVRSPGFVSTIVSYVHALFKNDYMADKPFKNESIFNSFITVEKVKKEELGYIFRFESRGFITGMQTFLLDPTDPFPAGFLLK from the coding sequence ATGAACATTCAAAAAATGTATACAGCAGTAGACGTACATGTAAATGGCGAGGCATTTCGTGTAATGAAAGACGTACCATGCAAATACTACTACAGTTTGGAGCAATTAAATGAACAATTTTCAGGTGAATTAGCAGAAGAGATGAAGCTTTTATTAAATGAACCACGTGGTTTTATCGGTTTGAATGGGTGTATTGTCGTTCCATCTATCTATAATGAAGTGGATGCAGCTGTATTATTTTTTAATCATGAAGGTTCGATTCCGCTTCATTATGGAGGCATTGTTGCAGTAATAACGATGTTACTCGAAAGTGGGTATTTAAAAAAGAGAGAGTCCAATCAATACAAAATTGAAACGTTATGTGGAATATTTTTAGTTCATGCGTATGTAGAGAATGATGAAGTTATATCGGTTTCGTTTGAAAGCAAACTATGCTATATGATTGAGAAAAATTTACAGGTTGGTAATGTAAGTTATTCTCTTATACAAGCAGATAAAGTATATGCAGTTGTAGAAAAAGGTGCGTATTCGCCAGAAATTCGCATGGAAAACATTTCTGAATTGAAAAGATGGGGAGAAGCTACACTGCAGGCTATACAAAAACAGTCGCTAATAAAAAGGCTTATTTTAGTAGATCCTTCGCAAAAAGAAAAGAACCATATAAAATCGATTACATTTCATGAAGATAACTTTATCGTACGTTCGCCAGGTTTTGTTTCTACTATTGTTTCCTATGTTCATGCGTTATTTAAAAATGATTATATGGCGGATAAACCTTTTAAAAATGAAAGTATATTTAATAGTTTTATAACTGTGGAGAAAGTGAAGAAGGAGGAACTAGGATACATTTTCCGTTTTGAAAGTAGAGGGTTTATTACAGGGATGCAGACGTTTCTATTAGACCCTACGGATCCGTTTCCGGCAGGTTTCTTATTAAAATAA